From Streptomyces yatensis, one genomic window encodes:
- a CDS encoding isocitrate lyase/PEP mutase family protein, giving the protein MTATQQAKARLFRSLHTLAGPLALANAWDAASARVIESAGASAIATTSAGVAWSLGCPDGDALARDLALETISRITAAVAVPVTADIEGGYGRDAADVAETITGVLAAGAVGVNIEDGTRPPGEFATRLGAARRAADRAGADLFLNARIDTYLLGLGNPDTRLGETLSRAHMYLDAGADGIFVPGVTDSATIAALAMDISGPLNVMAGPGAPAVAELGALGVARVSLGSGVAQAAYAAARRAARELFDTGGYGSLDGAIPFPELNALLSEPRVAVS; this is encoded by the coding sequence ATGACCGCCACGCAGCAGGCCAAAGCCCGCCTCTTCCGCTCCCTGCACACCCTCGCCGGACCCCTCGCCCTCGCCAACGCCTGGGACGCGGCGAGCGCTCGCGTCATCGAATCCGCGGGCGCCTCCGCGATCGCCACCACCAGCGCCGGTGTCGCCTGGTCGCTGGGCTGCCCGGACGGCGACGCGCTCGCCCGCGACCTGGCATTGGAGACGATCTCCCGCATCACCGCCGCGGTGGCGGTGCCGGTCACCGCCGACATCGAGGGCGGGTACGGGCGGGACGCGGCCGACGTCGCCGAGACCATCACCGGGGTGCTCGCGGCGGGCGCCGTCGGCGTCAACATCGAAGACGGCACCAGGCCCCCGGGCGAGTTCGCGACGCGACTGGGGGCCGCCCGGCGGGCCGCCGACCGGGCGGGGGCGGACCTCTTCCTCAACGCCCGTATCGACACCTACCTGTTGGGGCTCGGGAACCCGGACACCCGGCTCGGGGAAACCCTGTCCCGGGCGCACATGTACCTGGACGCGGGTGCGGACGGCATCTTCGTCCCCGGTGTCACCGACAGCGCCACGATCGCGGCGCTGGCCATGGACATCTCGGGACCGCTGAACGTCATGGCCGGCCCCGGCGCCCCGGCCGTCGCCGAGCTGGGGGCTCTCGGCGTGGCCCGCGTCAGCCTGGGCTCCGGCGTGGCGCAGGCCGCGTACGCTGCCGCTCGCCGCGCGGCGCGGGAGCTCTTCGACACCGGTGGCTACGGCTCCCTCGACGGCGCGATCCCCTTCCCGGAACTCAACGCGCTGCTCTCCGAGCCCCGGGTGGCCGTCTCATGA
- a CDS encoding polysaccharide deacetylase family protein gives MPTDDFGLPSESWRWPEHTWRGHVDAVRAGRRLVPDRWPGGARVAVALSFDADHETIPLRDGGTSPGLLAQGEYGARAGSPRILDLLARHGVPATFFMPAVSALVHPEEARAYTRDGHELAVHGWIHERNMLLGREDEKDLTARALDTLTTLTGSRPVGIRTPSWDFSDSTLAIMLELGFAYDSSLMADDEPYEIVADGRPTGLVEIPVDWIRDDAPYFTMDRYGSARPHSRPRDVREIWTDEFDAAYRDGGVFQLTLHPHVIGHRSRLVALRELLDHIAAHPGVWYATHAQLADTARDVLHGRTTAGSPADTPEHTP, from the coding sequence ATGCCCACAGACGACTTCGGCCTGCCCTCGGAGAGCTGGCGCTGGCCCGAACACACCTGGCGCGGCCACGTCGACGCGGTCCGCGCCGGGCGGCGGCTGGTCCCGGACCGCTGGCCCGGCGGTGCCCGCGTCGCGGTCGCCCTCTCCTTCGACGCCGACCACGAGACGATCCCGCTGCGCGACGGCGGGACCAGCCCCGGTCTGCTCGCCCAGGGCGAGTACGGGGCCCGCGCCGGCTCCCCGCGGATCCTGGACCTCCTCGCCCGCCACGGCGTCCCCGCGACCTTCTTCATGCCGGCCGTCTCCGCCCTCGTCCACCCCGAGGAGGCCCGCGCCTACACCCGTGACGGGCACGAACTGGCCGTCCACGGCTGGATCCACGAGCGCAACATGCTGCTGGGCCGCGAGGACGAGAAGGACCTCACGGCGCGTGCCCTGGACACCCTCACCACGCTGACCGGCAGCCGCCCGGTCGGCATCCGCACCCCGTCCTGGGACTTCTCCGACTCGACCCTCGCCATCATGCTCGAGCTGGGCTTCGCCTACGACTCCTCGCTGATGGCCGACGACGAGCCGTACGAGATCGTCGCCGACGGCCGGCCCACCGGCCTGGTGGAGATCCCCGTCGACTGGATCCGCGACGACGCCCCGTACTTCACCATGGACCGCTACGGGTCCGCCCGCCCGCACAGCCGTCCGCGCGACGTACGGGAGATCTGGACCGACGAGTTCGACGCCGCCTACCGGGACGGCGGCGTCTTCCAGCTCACCCTGCACCCGCACGTCATCGGCCACCGCTCGCGCCTGGTGGCGCTGCGGGAGCTTCTCGACCACATCGCCGCTCACCCCGGCGTCTGGTACGCCACGCACGCCCAGCTCGCCGACACGGCCCGCGACGTGCTGCACGGCCGGACCACAGCCGGCTCCCCCGCCGACACTCCGGAGCACACGCCATGA
- a CDS encoding alpha/beta fold hydrolase, whose product MSEHSVELSHGMHVVHDGPRQAPPLLLIHGSGASGGFWGPVVPALARHHHVIRVDLPGCGQSPPAASYDVPAQAGQVAALLDGHGHRSVAVAGHSSGGYVATALAEHRPDLVRSIALISSGPSLDALLPQPLLFRVLLAPPLGPLLWPRRSDATIRRGISATCARPVEVADDVVADIRRIAYPTLRSVLRRNSAYLAERSLPERLAALDVPVLVVFGAADPRWEPSSAHQYDAVPGARIELLPGVGHVPMYEEPEATGTLLLGFAATGVDAPPVTP is encoded by the coding sequence ATGAGTGAACACAGCGTTGAGCTCTCGCACGGGATGCATGTGGTCCACGACGGCCCTCGGCAGGCACCGCCCCTGTTGCTCATCCACGGATCGGGGGCCTCGGGCGGCTTCTGGGGCCCGGTGGTCCCGGCGCTCGCTCGCCACCATCACGTCATCCGGGTCGACCTCCCGGGCTGCGGCCAGTCCCCGCCCGCGGCGTCCTATGACGTGCCCGCGCAGGCGGGTCAGGTGGCGGCGCTGCTCGATGGCCACGGCCACCGATCCGTGGCCGTGGCGGGGCACTCCAGTGGTGGCTACGTCGCCACCGCGCTCGCCGAACACCGCCCCGACCTGGTGAGATCGATCGCGCTGATCAGCAGTGGCCCGAGTCTGGACGCCCTCCTGCCGCAGCCGCTCCTCTTCCGGGTGCTGTTGGCCCCGCCCCTCGGCCCGCTCCTGTGGCCGAGGCGTTCGGACGCGACGATCCGCAGGGGAATCAGCGCGACATGCGCACGCCCGGTGGAGGTGGCGGACGATGTGGTCGCCGACATACGGAGGATCGCCTATCCCACGCTCAGGAGCGTGCTGCGCCGGAACTCCGCGTACCTCGCCGAGCGGAGCCTGCCCGAGCGCCTCGCCGCCCTCGACGTCCCCGTACTGGTGGTCTTCGGCGCCGCCGACCCCCGCTGGGAGCCCTCGTCGGCACACCAGTACGACGCGGTGCCGGGCGCGCGCATCGAGCTGCTGCCGGGCGTCGGGCATGTGCCCATGTACGAGGAGCCCGAGGCGACCGGCACCCTGCTGCTGGGCTTCGCGGCAACGGGCGTTGACGCCCCGCCCGTGACGCCCTGA
- a CDS encoding helix-turn-helix domain-containing protein, with product MSAGTPFDWAAVDVAVPRPSARLPGVSMAGFRQRVPAAVDIAMVAHPSVTLLVDLSEGEGLVYDAHGQHGRGSVVVGLHPGELRAGGRVGECLQIRLEPVAAAAVLGPSPELSGTVVALDDLWGPDAGRAEERLRAAASWDDRFAIAVDLLGRWLGTRPPVAPEVAHVWRRTLTGRGRVRVERLAEEVGWSRKRLSARFRSQLGITPKRAARLVRFDHAAHLLAAGRAAADVATESGYVDQSHLHREVKAFTGLTPTAVAVAPWLAIDDVAWPGSSSPRRPPGVIAGTQPAS from the coding sequence ATGTCGGCGGGGACACCATTCGACTGGGCAGCGGTGGACGTCGCGGTCCCGCGCCCGTCCGCTCGGCTGCCGGGGGTCAGCATGGCCGGGTTCCGCCAACGTGTTCCCGCGGCGGTGGACATCGCCATGGTCGCGCACCCGTCCGTCACCCTGCTGGTCGACCTGAGCGAGGGCGAGGGCCTCGTCTACGACGCACACGGCCAACACGGGCGCGGCAGTGTCGTCGTCGGCCTCCACCCCGGCGAGCTCCGGGCGGGCGGCCGGGTGGGCGAGTGCCTCCAGATCCGGCTGGAGCCGGTCGCGGCGGCCGCGGTGCTCGGCCCGTCGCCCGAGCTCAGCGGGACGGTGGTGGCCCTCGATGACCTCTGGGGCCCCGATGCCGGGCGAGCCGAGGAGAGGCTGCGTGCCGCCGCGTCGTGGGACGACCGGTTCGCGATCGCGGTGGACCTCCTCGGCCGATGGCTCGGCACGCGCCCACCGGTCGCGCCGGAGGTCGCCCATGTCTGGCGGCGGACGCTCACCGGCCGGGGGCGGGTCCGGGTCGAGCGTCTGGCGGAGGAGGTCGGCTGGAGCCGCAAGCGGCTCTCGGCCCGCTTCCGGTCCCAGCTCGGCATCACACCCAAACGCGCCGCCCGATTGGTGCGGTTCGACCACGCGGCCCACCTACTCGCGGCGGGCCGCGCCGCCGCCGACGTTGCCACCGAGAGCGGCTACGTCGACCAGTCCCATCTCCACCGCGAGGTCAAGGCGTTCACCGGGCTCACGCCCACGGCGGTGGCCGTCGCGCCGTGGCTCGCGATCGACGACGTGGCGTGGCCGGGCTCATCGTCACCCCGCAGGCCGCCTGGGGTGATCGCGGGGACGCAACCCGCTTCGTGA
- a CDS encoding Lrp/AsnC family transcriptional regulator — protein MTHQALVDTIDDLDRCVIAALQLNGRAPWCAVARWVGTSETTAQRRYKALRERGVLRVVGTLELDRTREGSSMLVRVQAKPGRGLDLADRLAVSPDVRFLAVVTGAADLIVDFVARDNEEMMRMLFTDLPGAELITSTEAVAVIRAFTSASMWDTGLLPAEAAADLRPASLASSCDRDDWDEAPKALTALEQEVAAALKEDGRAQISALARRLGHTEAGVARAMERLISRGILQFRTLVEPGLLGYDAEFMVWLSIEPDRLEAAGRQLARHPGTKFLGAATGRFNLVGHMVLPRRTDLLRYTSEVIGTLPGLIASDVTLHLATLKYSWHRMVRTV, from the coding sequence ATGACCCACCAAGCCCTCGTGGACACCATTGATGACCTGGACCGTTGCGTGATCGCGGCGCTCCAGCTCAACGGTCGTGCCCCCTGGTGCGCGGTGGCCCGCTGGGTGGGTACCAGCGAGACGACCGCCCAGCGGCGCTACAAGGCCCTGCGCGAGCGGGGAGTGCTGCGGGTCGTCGGCACGCTGGAGCTGGACCGCACCCGGGAGGGCTCGTCCATGCTCGTCCGGGTGCAGGCCAAGCCCGGTCGCGGGCTGGACCTCGCGGACCGGCTCGCCGTCAGCCCGGATGTGCGCTTCCTGGCCGTCGTCACCGGCGCCGCCGATCTCATCGTCGACTTCGTCGCCCGTGACAACGAGGAGATGATGCGGATGCTCTTCACCGACCTGCCCGGGGCCGAACTGATCACCAGCACCGAGGCGGTCGCCGTCATCCGTGCGTTCACCTCCGCGTCGATGTGGGACACCGGGCTGCTGCCCGCCGAGGCGGCCGCGGACCTGCGGCCCGCTTCGCTGGCGTCCTCCTGCGACCGCGACGACTGGGACGAGGCGCCAAAAGCGCTGACCGCCCTGGAGCAGGAGGTCGCGGCGGCCCTCAAGGAGGACGGCCGGGCCCAGATCAGCGCCCTGGCCCGGCGCCTGGGCCACACCGAGGCCGGTGTCGCACGGGCCATGGAACGACTCATATCCCGCGGCATCCTGCAGTTCCGGACGCTGGTCGAACCGGGCCTGCTCGGATACGACGCGGAGTTCATGGTGTGGCTGTCGATCGAGCCCGACCGGCTCGAAGCGGCGGGGCGCCAGCTCGCGCGGCATCCGGGCACCAAATTCCTGGGCGCGGCGACCGGGCGTTTCAACCTCGTCGGACACATGGTGCTGCCCCGCCGCACCGATCTGCTCCGCTACACCAGTGAGGTCATCGGGACACTGCCGGGGCTGATCGCCTCGGATGTGACGTTGCACCTCGCCACCCTCAAGTACTCCTGGCACCGGATGGTCCGCACCGTCTGA